A DNA window from Acidobacteriota bacterium contains the following coding sequences:
- a CDS encoding trypsin-like peptidase domain-containing protein: MKDRLKLICALAVILTLGVGITAAQTPIGIARADDIRAIQTVQLVSAPAVDLQVVTAEDIDRDLAGLAPRYAIANAVSITPERDGIWEDLGDGTLIWRVRAGAPGAISINLGFGQYVMTPNGSLRIYSVDGQHVRRPFTAVDNALHGELWTPLLITDEIVVEVVLPAEERDNLRLELTSVNVGYREFGSDNRSGSCNVDVICPDGDGWRGEIPSVAAISTGGSLFCSGFMVNNTAQDTTPYFMTAYHCGISAGNAASLVTYWNYETDSCGGARNGSLNQFQTGSFFRSRWSTSDFALVEMDSDPDPAWGVTFAGWNRSGAEATTAVAIHHPSVDEKAISFEFDATTTTSYLGTSVPGNGTHVRVADWDTGTTEGGSSGSPLFNQNHQVIGQLHGGYAACGNNSADWYGKFSVSWNGGGTSSTRLSTWLDPGNTGANSVNTLVVGGCSNNGDCDDGAFCNGAETCGGGGSCQPGNDPCPGQACNESNDSCEPLVCNNDGTCDAGEDCNNCGDDCISGTGVSCGDGVCETAAGEDCFSCPSDCNGKTNGNPNNRYCCGNGTPCTDSRCSNNGNICTTSGGGMSYCCGDMACQGDENNSNCSIDCGPPPVCGDNVCDVGAGEDCASCAADCCGSCDPVGTSCIDDSDCCSNKCKGPSGGKTCK, from the coding sequence ATGAAAGACAGATTGAAACTGATTTGCGCTCTGGCGGTCATCCTGACGCTGGGAGTTGGAATCACCGCCGCGCAGACACCCATCGGCATCGCTCGCGCCGACGACATTCGTGCGATTCAGACGGTTCAGCTGGTCTCGGCGCCGGCTGTCGACCTGCAGGTCGTCACCGCCGAGGACATCGACCGCGATCTGGCAGGCCTGGCACCTCGTTATGCCATCGCCAACGCCGTTTCGATCACTCCGGAGCGTGACGGCATCTGGGAAGACCTGGGTGACGGCACCCTGATCTGGCGTGTTCGCGCGGGTGCTCCCGGTGCAATTTCGATCAATCTGGGCTTCGGTCAATACGTTATGACCCCCAACGGATCCCTTCGCATTTACTCCGTCGATGGGCAGCATGTCCGTCGGCCGTTCACCGCCGTGGACAATGCGCTTCACGGTGAGCTGTGGACCCCGCTCCTGATCACCGACGAAATCGTCGTCGAGGTCGTTCTGCCTGCGGAGGAACGTGACAATCTGCGTCTGGAGCTGACCTCCGTCAACGTCGGTTACCGGGAGTTTGGTTCGGACAATCGCTCCGGGTCCTGCAACGTCGATGTGATCTGCCCCGACGGCGACGGCTGGCGTGGCGAGATTCCGTCGGTCGCCGCGATCTCCACCGGCGGCAGCCTGTTCTGTAGCGGCTTCATGGTCAACAACACCGCCCAGGACACGACGCCGTACTTCATGACGGCCTATCACTGTGGCATCTCCGCCGGCAACGCCGCCTCTCTCGTCACCTACTGGAACTACGAGACAGACAGCTGTGGCGGTGCGCGGAATGGCTCACTCAATCAGTTCCAAACCGGTTCGTTCTTCCGTTCCCGTTGGAGCACGTCGGACTTTGCGCTCGTCGAGATGGACAGCGACCCCGATCCGGCCTGGGGCGTCACCTTCGCCGGTTGGAATCGATCCGGAGCCGAAGCCACCACGGCGGTGGCGATCCATCATCCGTCGGTCGACGAAAAGGCGATCAGCTTCGAGTTTGACGCAACGACGACGACGTCCTATCTGGGCACCTCCGTCCCTGGTAACGGGACGCATGTGAGGGTCGCCGACTGGGACACCGGCACCACCGAGGGTGGGTCTTCCGGTTCACCGCTGTTCAACCAGAATCATCAGGTGATCGGCCAGCTGCATGGCGGCTATGCGGCGTGTGGCAACAACTCGGCTGACTGGTACGGAAAGTTCTCCGTCTCATGGAATGGCGGTGGGACGTCCAGTACCCGACTGAGCACCTGGCTCGATCCGGGTAACACCGGTGCCAACTCGGTCAACACCCTGGTCGTCGGCGGTTGCTCCAACAACGGCGATTGTGACGACGGCGCTTTCTGCAACGGCGCCGAGACCTGCGGCGGCGGCGGCAGCTGCCAGCCCGGTAACGATCCCTGTCCCGGCCAGGCCTGCAACGAGAGCAACGACAGCTGCGAGCCACTCGTCTGCAACAACGACGGCACCTGCGATGCCGGCGAAGATTGCAACAACTGTGGCGACGACTGTATCTCCGGAACTGGAGTCAGCTGTGGCGACGGCGTCTGTGAGACGGCGGCCGGTGAAGACTGCTTCTCCTGCCCGAGCGACTGCAATGGCAAGACCAATGGCAATCCGAACAACCGGTATTGTTGTGGCAATGGCACTCCGTGCACCGACAGTCGATGTAGTAACAACGGAAACATCTGCACCACGTCCGGTGGTGGAATGTCCTACTGTTGTGGCGACATGGCCTGCCAGGGTGACGAGAACAACTCCAACTGTTCCATCGACTGTGGCCCCCCGCCGGTCTGCGGCGACAATGTCTGTGATGTCGGCGCCGGCGAAGACTGCGCCTCCTGCGCGGCGGACTGCTGTGGAAGCTGCGATCCGGTCGGAACGTCCTGCATCGACGACTCGGATTGCTGCTCCAACAAGTGCAAGGGGCCGTCCGGTGGCAAGACCTGCAAATAG
- a CDS encoding CocE/NonD family hydrolase → MRVLTILCLFLAAVGSVTADDDETRFKSITEAETMIMVPMRDGVELATDVYLPKGEGPFPALLVKTPYNFNKIQGPQLQWALQAIDHGYALVIQNERGRYYSEGEWEILGRPRQDGYDTLTWLAEQEWSTGKVATWGCSSSAEWQMGLAAQDHPAHAAMIPMAAGAGIGRVGEFHEQGNWYKGGVHQTLFMVWLYNVQQGIRPQFPADLTQSQLQRLRKMYDLAPKMPEVDWKKQLRTLPATEWLSSVGGNDGPAVDLLTRQPEDPRWYDGGLYHDNEGFGVPAFWFNSWFDVSQGPNLALFNHVRKNADDKSVRDGQYMIVAPTLHCGFYRTPENEDLIVGELNVGDATFPYYDTMFSFLDHYVKGEKNGFGKETPRVQFYTMGRNEWSAAEQWPPKDVKPVTFYLESDGAANSLFGDGALSTEQATGAQSDSFTYDPMNPVPSLGGGVCCNGGASDGGSFDQRGIEARADVLVYTSSPLDESLDVTGFVRTRLFVSSDVKDTDFTVKLVDVHPDGTAYNIDDTILRTRYRNGYKNPEMMKRGQIYLLTPTAMSTSYEFKKGHRIRVEVASSKFPQYMRNLNTGGNNVDEEEGVEAHNTLHHSAEYPSAITLPVRR, encoded by the coding sequence ATGCGTGTCCTCACAATCCTGTGCCTGTTCCTGGCTGCGGTTGGCTCAGTCACGGCGGACGACGACGAGACCCGCTTCAAGAGCATCACCGAAGCCGAGACGATGATCATGGTCCCGATGCGGGATGGCGTCGAGCTTGCGACGGATGTCTATCTTCCGAAGGGGGAAGGACCGTTTCCCGCCCTCCTGGTGAAGACGCCCTACAACTTCAACAAGATCCAGGGGCCCCAGTTACAGTGGGCCCTGCAGGCCATCGATCACGGCTACGCACTTGTCATACAGAACGAGCGGGGTCGCTATTACTCGGAAGGTGAGTGGGAAATCCTCGGCCGACCGCGACAGGACGGGTACGACACGTTGACCTGGCTCGCCGAGCAGGAGTGGTCCACCGGCAAGGTTGCGACATGGGGCTGCTCGTCCTCCGCGGAATGGCAGATGGGGCTGGCGGCGCAGGATCATCCGGCCCATGCGGCGATGATCCCGATGGCCGCCGGTGCCGGGATCGGACGCGTCGGCGAGTTTCACGAGCAGGGCAACTGGTACAAGGGCGGCGTCCATCAGACGCTGTTCATGGTCTGGCTCTACAACGTGCAGCAGGGTATCCGGCCGCAGTTCCCTGCCGATCTCACCCAATCGCAACTCCAACGATTGCGGAAGATGTACGACCTTGCCCCAAAGATGCCCGAGGTCGATTGGAAGAAACAGCTTCGGACGCTTCCCGCGACCGAGTGGCTCTCGAGTGTGGGCGGCAACGACGGTCCGGCTGTCGACCTCCTGACCCGTCAACCGGAAGATCCTCGCTGGTACGACGGCGGCCTGTACCACGACAACGAGGGTTTCGGAGTCCCGGCTTTCTGGTTCAACAGCTGGTTTGACGTCAGTCAGGGACCGAACCTGGCGCTGTTCAACCATGTTCGCAAGAACGCCGACGACAAGAGCGTTCGCGACGGCCAGTACATGATCGTCGCGCCGACGCTTCACTGTGGGTTCTATCGCACCCCAGAAAACGAGGACCTGATCGTCGGCGAACTCAACGTCGGAGACGCGACGTTTCCGTACTACGACACGATGTTCTCGTTCCTCGATCACTACGTGAAGGGCGAGAAGAACGGCTTCGGCAAGGAAACACCGCGAGTCCAGTTCTACACGATGGGTCGCAACGAGTGGAGTGCGGCCGAACAGTGGCCACCGAAAGATGTGAAGCCCGTAACGTTCTACCTGGAAAGCGACGGAGCGGCCAACAGTCTGTTCGGTGACGGGGCGTTATCGACCGAGCAAGCGACAGGTGCTCAGTCCGACAGCTTCACCTACGACCCGATGAACCCCGTCCCATCTCTCGGTGGCGGGGTCTGTTGTAACGGTGGGGCCTCGGATGGCGGCAGCTTTGACCAGCGCGGCATCGAGGCCCGTGCCGATGTGCTGGTCTACACATCCTCACCTCTGGACGAGTCCCTGGATGTCACCGGCTTTGTCCGCACCAGGCTGTTCGTCTCGTCCGACGTCAAGGACACCGACTTCACCGTCAAACTCGTCGACGTCCACCCCGACGGAACCGCCTACAACATCGACGACACGATCCTCCGCACTCGCTACCGCAACGGCTACAAAAACCCCGAGATGATGAAAAGGGGACAGATTTATTTATTGACACCGACGGCGATGTCCACCAGCTACGAATTCAAGAAGGGTCATCGCATCCGCGTGGAAGTGGCATCCAGCAAGTTTCCGCAGTACATGCGGAATCTGAACACCGGCGGAAACAACGTCGATGAGGAAGAGGGTGTCGAGGCTCACAACACCCTTCATCATTCGGCCGAATATCCCTCGGCCATCACGCTACCGGTCAGACGCTAG
- a CDS encoding M13 family metallopeptidase, which translates to AHPKFFAEMNLALEDTSLDIWKSYLRWNVINATSPYLSSEFAEADFDFYSKTLSGTEEMRPRWKRVIDQTSGSLGEALGEVYVERAFPPETKARADAMIENLRAAVHGRISNLDWMGEETRESALAKLEGFNTKIGYPDEWRDYSSLEIGTESYLANIRAANAFEQRRQLNKIGQPIDRNEWGMAPQTINAYYNPVMNEIVFPAAIMQPPFFDGTIDDAINYGAMGGVIGHEFMHGFDDQGSRFDVNGNMQNWWSDDDRTRFEERTAKLVEQYDGFVAVDDLHVNGQLTLGENIGDLAGITMSYYALQKALETDNPGEIDGFTPEQRFFLSWARAWRRNYRDESIKLQVNSDPHSPSMFRANGPLANMPEFAAAWGCEPGDPMVLGDDMRADIW; encoded by the coding sequence GCGCATCCGAAGTTCTTCGCGGAGATGAACCTGGCGCTTGAGGACACCTCCCTCGACATCTGGAAATCGTATCTGCGTTGGAACGTGATCAACGCGACCTCGCCCTATCTGTCCAGCGAGTTCGCCGAGGCCGACTTCGACTTCTACAGCAAGACCCTCAGCGGGACCGAAGAGATGCGTCCTCGCTGGAAGCGGGTCATCGACCAGACCAGCGGTAGCCTTGGTGAGGCGTTGGGCGAGGTCTACGTCGAGCGTGCGTTCCCGCCGGAGACCAAGGCCCGTGCCGACGCGATGATCGAGAATCTCCGTGCGGCCGTTCACGGTCGCATCTCGAATCTCGACTGGATGGGTGAAGAGACGCGCGAGAGCGCTCTAGCAAAGCTTGAAGGCTTCAACACCAAGATCGGTTACCCCGATGAGTGGCGAGACTACTCGTCCCTCGAGATCGGCACCGAGAGCTATCTGGCCAACATCCGTGCCGCCAATGCCTTCGAGCAGCGACGACAGCTGAACAAGATCGGCCAGCCCATCGATCGCAACGAGTGGGGCATGGCCCCGCAGACGATCAACGCCTACTACAACCCCGTGATGAACGAGATCGTCTTCCCCGCCGCCATCATGCAGCCGCCGTTCTTCGACGGAACGATCGACGACGCGATCAACTACGGGGCGATGGGTGGTGTGATCGGTCACGAATTCATGCACGGCTTTGACGATCAGGGCAGCCGCTTCGACGTCAACGGCAACATGCAGAACTGGTGGAGCGACGACGACCGCACGCGTTTCGAGGAGCGCACGGCCAAGTTGGTCGAGCAGTACGACGGATTCGTGGCGGTGGACGATCTTCACGTCAACGGGCAGTTGACCCTTGGTGAGAACATCGGCGACCTGGCCGGAATCACGATGTCCTACTACGCACTGCAGAAGGCCCTCGAGACCGACAACCCCGGCGAGATCGATGGCTTCACGCCGGAGCAGCGCTTCTTCCTGTCGTGGGCGCGGGCCTGGCGACGTAACTATCGCGACGAGTCGATCAAGTTGCAGGTCAACAGCGATCCGCACTCGCCGTCGATGTTCCGTGCTAACGGTCCTCTGGCCAACATGCCGGAGTTTGCCGCGGCCTGGGGCTGCGAGCCCGGTGACCCGATGGTCCTCGGCGACGACATGCGAGCCGATATCTGGTAG